Proteins encoded together in one Kitasatospora albolonga window:
- a CDS encoding phosphoribosyltransferase, with amino-acid sequence MSERARREEAVDVVWSGDWVAERLGVALEGDGELQGLLGLALRRNPKRAHLLVSNVLGKHVPQKPSVVYGAGYGLGERVRALLGDEEARRAVVLGYAETATGLGHAVADGLRDAPYLHSTRRPVAGVAPAGGFEESHSHATSHLLLPEDPELFAGGASALVLVDDEFSTGNTVLNTIRALHALHPRERYVIVALVDMRSAGDRDRLTAFAAEIGARVDLVTRAAGTVSLPDGVLERGRALVAAQEKEQEAQQTGARAGTRMETRAGGAGAGVATGRSGEAPEGPAPVTRVDLGWPAGVPDGGRHGFTPAHRAALEAALPGMAERIAAALDSGARRVLVLGFEELMYAPLRLGTALEALLGADAEVRYSTTTRSPVLAVDDPGYAIRTRLVFPAHDDPADGPGDRYAYNVAGAGFDAVVAVVDSTADTPGLHAPDGLPARLAAHTGQVLLAVVPSYTPPSVQEPAVLPEPLRGPDFSSYAPEDVGWLLQDLSDTELEAPTEEREEAIQSGGAHYAESLPVEYQPSAEYQALFTAALDASAARMARAVGTVTETVLAERGPRPVLVSLARAGTPVGVLMRHWARHRHGLDLPHYAISIVRGRGIDATALRWLAAHHDPADVVFVDGWTGKGAITRELAAAISAFEASSGITGFDPEIAVLADPGGCVRTYGTREDFLIPSACLNSTVSGLISRTVLRADLVGPDDFHGGKFYRELAESDVSGHFLDTVAARFDEVADEVDAAAKELLAADRAPTWEGWAAVERISEEYGIHDVNLVKPGVGETTRVLLRRVPWKILAKRGAGADLTHIRLLAEQRGVPVEEVDGLPYSCVGLIHPRFTRGATGADGKAVQGA; translated from the coding sequence ATGAGCGAGCGCGCGAGGAGAGAAGAGGCCGTGGACGTGGTGTGGTCGGGCGACTGGGTGGCCGAGCGGCTGGGCGTGGCCCTGGAGGGCGACGGGGAGCTCCAGGGGCTGCTGGGCCTCGCCCTGCGCCGCAACCCCAAGCGGGCCCACCTGCTGGTCTCCAACGTGCTGGGCAAACACGTACCCCAGAAGCCCTCGGTCGTGTACGGGGCCGGGTACGGGCTCGGCGAGCGCGTACGGGCCCTCCTCGGCGATGAGGAGGCCCGCCGCGCGGTCGTCCTCGGGTACGCGGAAACGGCCACCGGCCTCGGCCACGCCGTCGCGGACGGCCTGCGGGACGCCCCGTACCTCCATTCCACCCGGCGCCCGGTCGCGGGCGTCGCCCCGGCGGGCGGCTTCGAGGAGTCCCACTCGCACGCCACCTCGCACCTGCTGCTGCCGGAGGACCCCGAGCTGTTCGCGGGGGGCGCCTCCGCCCTGGTGCTGGTCGACGACGAGTTCTCCACCGGCAACACGGTCCTGAACACCATCCGTGCCCTGCACGCGCTGCACCCGCGCGAGCGGTACGTGATCGTCGCCCTGGTCGACATGCGCTCGGCGGGGGACCGCGACCGGCTGACCGCCTTCGCCGCCGAGATCGGCGCCCGCGTCGACCTGGTGACCCGCGCCGCCGGAACGGTGTCGCTGCCGGACGGCGTACTGGAACGCGGCCGGGCGCTGGTCGCGGCGCAGGAGAAGGAGCAGGAGGCGCAGCAGACGGGTGCCCGGGCGGGGACCCGGATGGAGACCCGGGCCGGGGGAGCCGGTGCGGGAGTCGCTACGGGCCGGTCCGGGGAGGCCCCGGAGGGCCCCGCCCCCGTCACCCGCGTCGACCTCGGCTGGCCCGCGGGCGTCCCCGACGGCGGCCGGCACGGCTTCACCCCGGCACACCGGGCGGCGCTCGAAGCGGCGCTCCCGGGGATGGCGGAGCGGATCGCCGCCGCGCTGGACAGTGGCGCCCGCCGGGTGCTCGTCCTCGGCTTCGAGGAGCTGATGTACGCGCCGCTGCGCCTGGGCACCGCCCTGGAAGCGCTGCTGGGGGCGGACGCAGAGGTCCGGTACTCCACCACCACCCGCTCACCCGTCCTCGCCGTCGACGACCCCGGCTACGCGATACGCACCCGCCTCGTCTTCCCGGCCCACGACGACCCGGCGGACGGCCCCGGCGACCGGTACGCGTACAACGTGGCCGGAGCGGGCTTCGACGCGGTGGTCGCCGTCGTCGACTCCACCGCCGACACCCCCGGACTGCACGCCCCCGACGGACTGCCCGCCCGCCTGGCGGCCCACACCGGCCAGGTGCTTCTCGCGGTGGTCCCCTCGTACACCCCCCCATCTGTTCAGGAGCCCGCCGTGCTGCCCGAGCCCCTCCGAGGCCCCGACTTCTCCAGTTACGCGCCGGAGGACGTCGGCTGGCTGCTCCAGGACCTCTCGGACACCGAGCTGGAGGCGCCCACCGAGGAGCGCGAGGAGGCGATCCAGAGCGGCGGCGCGCACTACGCCGAGTCGCTGCCCGTCGAGTACCAGCCGAGCGCCGAGTACCAGGCCCTGTTCACCGCCGCCCTGGACGCCTCCGCCGCGCGCATGGCCCGCGCGGTGGGCACCGTCACCGAGACGGTCCTCGCCGAACGCGGCCCGCGCCCGGTCCTCGTCTCGCTCGCCCGCGCCGGAACGCCCGTCGGGGTCCTGATGCGCCACTGGGCCCGCCACCGGCACGGCCTGGACCTGCCGCACTACGCGATCTCCATCGTCCGGGGCCGGGGCATCGACGCCACCGCCCTGCGCTGGCTGGCCGCGCACCACGACCCGGCCGACGTGGTGTTTGTCGACGGCTGGACGGGGAAGGGCGCGATCACCCGCGAACTGGCGGCGGCGATCAGCGCGTTCGAGGCGTCGAGCGGAATCACCGGCTTCGACCCGGAGATCGCGGTGCTCGCGGACCCGGGCGGCTGCGTCCGTACGTACGGCACCCGCGAGGACTTCCTGATCCCCTCGGCCTGCCTCAACTCCACGGTCTCCGGCCTCATCTCCCGTACGGTGCTCCGCGCCGACCTGGTCGGGCCCGACGACTTCCACGGCGGGAAGTTCTACCGGGAGCTGGCGGAGTCCGACGTCTCGGGCCACTTCCTCGACACCGTTGCCGCGCGCTTCGACGAGGTGGCGGACGAAGTCGACGCGGCGGCCAAGGAGCTGCTCGCCGCCGACCGGGCCCCGACCTGGGAGGGCTGGGCGGCCGTCGAGCGGATCAGCGAGGAGTACGGCATCCACGACGTCAACCTGGTCAAGCCGGGCGTCGGCGAGACCACCCGGGTCCTGCTGCGCCGGGTCCCCTGGAAGATCCTCGCCAAGCGCGGCGCGGGCGCGGACCTGACGCACATCCGGCTGCTGGCCGAGCAGCGCGGCGTCCCGGTCGAGGAGGTCGACGGCCTCCCGTACAGCTGTGTCGGTCTGATCCACCCCCGCTTCACGCGCGGTGCGACGGGCGCGGACGGCAAGGCGGTGCAGGGCGCATGA
- a CDS encoding ATP/GTP-binding protein, with product MRHFGYISPAAREGLFFREPCEFSADSPASLLSVALGATLYSPATRPTLADDVMKQAGRGVVSMVLCLEDSIDDAEVVGAEANLVRQFTELAARDATGAGLPLLFVRVREPGQITDLVRRLGPSVRTLSGFVLPKFTEERGTLFLEALAEAEAACGRRLFAMPVLESPELLHLETRGEVLQGIARSVDKYRDRVLALRLGVTDFCSAYGLRRAPDMTAYDVQIVGSVIADVVNVLGRADGTGFTITGPVWEYFRRQERMFKPQLRRSPFLEGSAEELRTALIEHDLDGLLREIELDRANGLLGKTCIHPSHVAPVHALSVVSHEEFTDAQDILRPERGGGGVLRSAYTNKMNEVKPHRAWAERTLQRAEVFGVAGEDVGFVDLLAAGLAK from the coding sequence ATGCGTCACTTCGGGTACATATCGCCCGCTGCCCGAGAGGGGCTGTTCTTCCGCGAGCCGTGCGAGTTCAGCGCCGACTCGCCCGCGAGCCTGCTCTCCGTCGCCCTGGGTGCCACGCTCTACTCCCCGGCCACCCGGCCCACCCTGGCCGACGACGTGATGAAGCAGGCCGGGCGCGGAGTCGTCTCCATGGTCCTGTGCCTGGAGGACTCGATCGACGACGCCGAGGTCGTCGGGGCCGAGGCCAACCTGGTCCGGCAGTTCACGGAGCTCGCGGCGCGGGACGCGACGGGCGCCGGACTGCCGCTGCTCTTCGTCCGGGTCCGCGAGCCGGGCCAGATCACTGACCTGGTGCGGCGGCTCGGCCCCTCGGTCCGGACATTGTCCGGTTTTGTACTTCCCAAATTCACCGAGGAGCGCGGAACCCTCTTCCTGGAAGCCCTGGCGGAAGCCGAAGCGGCCTGCGGGCGGCGGCTGTTCGCCATGCCCGTCCTCGAATCGCCCGAGCTGCTCCACCTGGAGACGCGCGGCGAGGTCCTCCAGGGAATCGCGCGCTCCGTCGACAAGTACCGGGACCGGGTCCTGGCCCTGCGGCTCGGCGTCACCGACTTCTGCTCGGCATACGGACTGCGCCGTGCACCCGACATGACGGCGTACGACGTCCAGATCGTCGGCTCCGTCATCGCCGACGTGGTCAACGTGCTGGGCCGGGCGGACGGCACCGGCTTCACGATCACCGGGCCGGTCTGGGAGTACTTCCGCCGCCAGGAGCGCATGTTCAAGCCCCAGCTGCGCCGCAGCCCCTTCCTGGAGGGCAGCGCCGAGGAGCTGCGTACGGCACTCATCGAGCACGACCTCGACGGCCTGCTGCGGGAGATCGAGCTCGACCGGGCCAACGGACTGCTCGGCAAGACCTGCATCCACCCGTCGCACGTGGCACCCGTCCACGCACTGTCCGTGGTCAGCCACGAGGAGTTCACCGACGCGCAGGACATCCTGCGGCCGGAGCGCGGGGGCGGCGGAGTGCTGCGCTCCGCGTATACGAACAAGATGAACGAAGTGAAGCCCCACCGGGCCTGGGCCGAACGCACGCTCCAGCGGGCCGAGGTCTTCGGGGTGGCGGGCGAGGACGTCGGCTTCGTCGACCTGCTGGCCGCCGGACTGGCGAAGTGA
- a CDS encoding TetR family transcriptional regulator, protein MTHTMLKGSNVQVDATAVRAVLRWTPGADVPDVDASALLLGASGRVRSDEDFVFYNQPRHPSGLVRRLPKRSVAEGLTDTIEADLGGLDASVDQVVIAASSDGAAFASVPDLRILIFDAASADGEPLALFDVRPETGEETAIICGELYRRGEGWKFRAVGQGYPTGLIGLATAFGISVDDSETGDGAAEPAPAPAQQAPGAPHTAPAPTPDSQATVQHRQPAYGYPPPVAPPAVPPVAPPAAPPVPAPPPAAPQPAYGYPQGAGAPPAYGYPQPAAAAAHAPDPHFVLPPQGPQFIRS, encoded by the coding sequence ATGACGCACACGATGCTGAAGGGCTCGAACGTCCAGGTCGACGCCACGGCCGTACGGGCCGTGCTGCGCTGGACACCGGGCGCCGACGTCCCCGACGTGGACGCCTCCGCCCTGCTCCTCGGCGCGTCGGGTCGTGTGCGGTCCGACGAGGACTTCGTCTTCTACAACCAGCCGCGCCACCCCTCCGGCCTGGTCCGGCGGCTGCCGAAGCGCAGTGTCGCCGAGGGGCTCACGGACACGATCGAGGCGGATCTGGGCGGGCTCGACGCCTCGGTGGACCAGGTGGTCATCGCCGCCTCGTCCGACGGTGCCGCCTTCGCGAGCGTGCCGGACCTGCGGATACTCATCTTCGACGCGGCATCCGCCGACGGGGAGCCACTGGCGCTCTTCGATGTGCGGCCGGAGACCGGGGAAGAGACCGCGATCATCTGCGGGGAGCTCTACCGGCGCGGCGAGGGGTGGAAGTTCCGGGCGGTCGGCCAGGGCTATCCGACCGGGCTGATCGGGCTGGCCACCGCCTTCGGGATCTCCGTCGACGACTCGGAGACCGGGGACGGGGCGGCCGAACCGGCTCCCGCGCCCGCTCAGCAGGCGCCCGGTGCCCCGCACACGGCCCCCGCCCCGACGCCCGACTCCCAGGCCACGGTCCAGCACCGGCAGCCCGCCTACGGCTATCCGCCGCCCGTCGCACCGCCTGCCGTACCCCCCGTCGCACCGCCCGCCGCGCCTCCGGTGCCCGCGCCGCCGCCCGCCGCCCCGCAACCGGCGTACGGCTACCCGCAGGGGGCGGGCGCGCCGCCCGCGTACGGCTATCCGCAGCCCGCGGCAGCCGCCGCGCACGCACCCGACCCGCATTTCGTCCTGCCTCCGCAAGGTCCGCAGTTCATCCGCTCCTGA
- a CDS encoding Tellurium resistance, which produces MGFFDGLWPARAAQFDSGNGTSSAVVLSKRNATVSLSKQGALSGNLRVNLSWRMRTSDIEGRSRQSGRLRRPLQLFQPEVVQAHTQGVVNVDLDLGCMYELTDGTKGVVQPLGNLLGDLNSPPYIRLSGDDRFGAPSGETVYVNLDQRDQFKRLLFFVYIYDRTPAFDRTHAKITLYPGNGPRIEIELDERAPQARSCAVFTMENVKGELIVRREVKFVYGFQSELDRLYGYGMQWGRGYKSRT; this is translated from the coding sequence ATGGGGTTCTTCGACGGCCTGTGGCCGGCGCGCGCGGCACAGTTCGACTCGGGCAACGGCACATCGAGCGCCGTCGTGCTCTCGAAACGCAACGCCACGGTCTCCCTCAGCAAGCAGGGTGCCCTCTCGGGCAACCTGAGGGTCAACCTGTCCTGGCGGATGCGCACCTCGGACATCGAGGGCCGCTCGCGCCAGAGCGGCCGGCTGCGGCGCCCCCTCCAGCTCTTCCAGCCCGAGGTGGTCCAGGCACACACCCAGGGCGTCGTCAACGTCGACCTGGACCTCGGCTGCATGTACGAGCTGACGGACGGCACCAAGGGGGTCGTGCAGCCCCTGGGCAACCTGCTCGGCGACCTGAACAGCCCGCCCTACATCCGGCTCAGCGGCGACGACCGCTTCGGAGCCCCCTCCGGGGAGACGGTCTACGTCAATCTCGATCAGCGCGACCAGTTCAAGCGGCTGCTGTTCTTCGTCTACATCTACGACCGGACACCCGCGTTCGACCGTACGCACGCCAAGATCACGCTCTACCCGGGCAACGGCCCCCGGATCGAGATCGAACTGGACGAACGCGCGCCGCAGGCCCGTTCCTGCGCGGTGTTCACCATGGAGAACGTCAAGGGCGAACTGATCGTGCGGCGCGAGGTGAAGTTCGTCTACGGCTTCCAGTCCGAGCTGGACCGACTCTACGGCTACGGCATGCAGTGGGGGCGCGGCTACAAGTCACGCACCTGA
- a CDS encoding chemical-damaging agent resistance protein C, with the protein MGVTLAKGGNVSLSKVAPNLTQVLVGLGWDARSTTGADFDLDASALLCQSGRVLGDEWFVFYNNLTSPDGSVEHTGDNLTGEGDGDDESVIVRLDQVPAHCDKIVFPVSIHDADNRGQAFGQVSNAFIRVVNQADGQELARYDLSEDASTETAMIFGELYRYQGEWKFRAVGQGYASGLRGIALDFGVNVS; encoded by the coding sequence ATGGGCGTCACGCTCGCCAAGGGAGGCAATGTCTCCCTCTCCAAGGTCGCACCCAACCTCACCCAGGTGCTGGTCGGGCTCGGCTGGGACGCACGCTCCACCACCGGAGCCGATTTCGACCTCGACGCCAGCGCGCTGCTGTGCCAGTCGGGCCGGGTGCTCGGTGACGAGTGGTTCGTCTTCTACAACAACCTCACCAGCCCCGACGGTTCCGTCGAGCACACCGGTGACAACCTGACGGGTGAGGGCGACGGCGACGACGAGTCGGTCATCGTCCGGCTCGACCAGGTCCCCGCACACTGCGACAAGATCGTCTTTCCGGTCTCCATCCATGACGCCGACAACCGGGGCCAGGCGTTCGGCCAGGTGAGCAACGCCTTCATCCGCGTGGTGAACCAGGCGGACGGCCAGGAGCTGGCGCGGTACGACCTCAGCGAGGACGCCTCCACGGAGACCGCCATGATCTTCGGCGAGCTCTACCGCTACCAGGGCGAGTGGAAATTCCGTGCGGTCGGCCAGGGGTACGCGTCGGGGCTGCGCGGCATCGCTCTAGACTTCGGCGTCAACGTTTCATAA
- a CDS encoding chemical-damaging agent resistance protein C → MGVSLSKGGNVSLTKAAPNLTAVIVGLGWDARTTTGGDFDLDASALLANAEGKVAADGNFVFFNNLKSPDGSVEHTGDNLTGEGEGDDEVIKVNLAGVPADVDKIVFPVSIYEAESRQQSFGQVRNAYIRVVNQADNTELARYDLSEDASTETAMVFGELYRNGAEWKFRAIGQGYASGLRGIAQDFGVNV, encoded by the coding sequence GTGGGAGTCAGCCTCAGCAAGGGCGGCAACGTCTCGCTGACCAAGGCCGCGCCCAACCTGACCGCGGTCATCGTCGGTCTGGGCTGGGACGCCCGCACCACCACCGGTGGTGACTTCGACCTCGACGCCAGTGCGCTGCTGGCGAACGCCGAGGGCAAGGTCGCGGCCGACGGCAATTTCGTCTTCTTCAACAACCTCAAGAGCCCCGACGGCTCCGTCGAGCACACCGGTGACAACCTCACCGGTGAGGGCGAGGGCGACGACGAGGTCATCAAGGTGAACCTCGCCGGTGTCCCGGCCGACGTCGACAAGATCGTCTTCCCGGTCTCGATCTACGAGGCCGAGAGCCGCCAGCAGAGCTTCGGCCAGGTCCGCAACGCGTACATCCGCGTGGTGAACCAGGCCGACAACACCGAGCTCGCCCGCTACGACCTGAGCGAGGACGCCTCGACGGAGACCGCGATGGTCTTCGGCGAGCTCTACCGCAACGGTGCCGAGTGGAAGTTCCGCGCCATCGGCCAGGGCTACGCCTCGGGCCTGCGCGGCATCGCGCAGGACTTCGGCGTCAACGTCTGA
- a CDS encoding peroxiredoxin — protein MAIEVGTEAPDFELKDNHGRTVKLSQFRGEKNVVLLFYPFAFTGVCTGELCALRDELPRFENDDTQLLAVSNDSIHTLRVFAEQEGLEYPLLSDFWPHGETSRAYGVFDEDKGCAVRGTFIIDKAGTVRWSVVNGLPDARDLNDYVKALEAL, from the coding sequence ATGGCGATCGAGGTCGGCACCGAGGCCCCGGACTTTGAGCTCAAGGACAACCACGGCCGGACCGTGAAGCTCTCGCAGTTCCGCGGCGAGAAGAACGTGGTCCTGCTCTTCTACCCGTTCGCCTTCACCGGGGTCTGCACGGGCGAGCTGTGCGCGCTCCGCGACGAGCTGCCGCGTTTCGAGAACGACGACACCCAGCTGCTCGCCGTCTCCAACGACTCCATCCACACCCTGCGCGTCTTCGCCGAGCAGGAGGGCCTGGAGTACCCGCTGCTCTCCGACTTCTGGCCGCACGGCGAGACCTCGCGGGCCTACGGCGTCTTCGACGAGGACAAGGGCTGCGCGGTGCGCGGCACCTTCATCATCGACAAGGCGGGCACCGTCCGCTGGAGCGTCGTCAACGGCCTGCCGGACGCGCGTGACCTGAACGACTACGTCAAGGCGCTCGAAGCGCTCTGA